A window of the Equus asinus isolate D_3611 breed Donkey chromosome 20, EquAss-T2T_v2, whole genome shotgun sequence genome harbors these coding sequences:
- the SLC44A2 gene encoding choline transporter-like protein 2 isoform X4, translating into MGDERLHYYGKHGTPQKYDPTFKGPIYKRGCTDVICCVFLLLAIVGYVAVGIIAWTRGDPRKVIYPTDSRGEFCGQKGTKNANKSFLFYFNIVKCASPLVLLEFQCPTPQICVEKCPDRYLTLLSAYGSQDFTYYKQFCVPGVQKSKGVPELLRDGDCPAVLTPSKPLARRCFPAIHIHKGVLMVGNETTYEDGLGSRKNITELVEGAKKANGVLEARQLAMRIFEDYTVSWYWIIIGLVIAMVMSLLFIILLRFVAGIMVWVMIVMVILVLGYGIFHCYMEYARLRGEAGSDVSLMDLGFQTDFRVYLHLRQTWMAFMIILSILEVIIILLLIFLRKRILIAIALIKEASRAVGYVMCSLLYPLVTFFLLCLCIAYWASTAVFLSTSNEAVYKIFNDSACPLAGKTCNPETFPSSNESHLCPGAHCQFAFYGGESGYHRALLGLQIFNVFMFFWLANFVLALGQVTLAGAFASYYWAFNKPDDLPAFPLFSAFGRALRYHTGSLAFGALILAIVQITRVMLEYLDQRLKAAENRFAKFLMTCLKCCFWCLEKFIKFLNRNAYIMIAIYGTNFCTSARNAFFLLMRNIIRVAVLDKVTDFLFLLGKLLIVGSVGILAFFFFTHRIRIVQDTAPPLNYYWVPILTVIVGSYMIAHGFFSVYGMCVDTLFLCFCEDLERNDGSQQRPYFMSPELRDILLKGSAEEGKRVEVEE; encoded by the exons ATGGGGGACGAGCGGCTGCACTACTACGGGAAGCACG GAACGCCACAGAAGTATGACCCCACCTTCAAGGGACCCATTTACAAGAG GGGCTGCACAGATGTCATTTGCTGTGTGTTCCTCCTCCTGGCCATCGTGGGCTACGTGGCTGTAGGCATCATAG CCTGGACCCGTGGGGACCCTCGAAAGGTGATCTACCCCACTGACAGCCGAGGCGAATTCTGCGGGCAGAAGGGCACAAAAAATGC GAACAAATCCTTCCTGTTTTATTTCAACATCGTGAAGTGTGCCAGCCCCCTGGTCCTGCTGGAATTTCAGTGTCCCACCCCCCAG ATCTGTGTGGAGAAATGTCCCGACCGCTACCTCACCCTCCTGAGCGCTTACGGGTCCCAGGACTTCACCTACTACAAGCAGTTCTGTGTGCCCGGAGTACAGAAGAGCAAG gGTGTGCCTGAGTTGCTTCGGGATGGCGACTGCCCGGCTGTCCTCACTCCCAGCAAACCCC TGGCCCGGAGATGCTTCCCAGCCATCCACATCCACAAGGGGGTCCTCATGGTGGGCAACGAGACCACGTATGAGGATGGGCTTGGTTCTCGGAAAAACATCACGGAGCTGGTGGAGGGCGCCAA GAAGGCCAACGGGGTCCTGGAGGCGCGGCAGCTGGCCATGCGGATCTTTGAAGACTACACGGTCTCCTGGTACTGGATCATCAT CGGCCTGGTCATCGCCATGGTGATGAGCCTCCTGTTTATCATCCTGCTCCGCTTCGTGGCTGGCATCATGGTCTGGGTGATGATTGTCATGGTGATTCTCGTGCTGGGCTACG GAATATTCCACTGCTACATGGAATACGCCCGACTGCGTGGTGAGGCTGGCTCCGATGTCTCCCTGATGGACCTCGGCTTCCAGACGGACTTCCGCGTCTACCTGCACCTGCGGCAGACCTGGATGGCCTTCA TGATAATTCTGAGCATCCTGGAGGTAATTATCATCTTACTGCTCATCTTCCTACGGAAGAGAATTCTCATTGCCATTGCACTCATCAAAGAGGCCAGCAG GGCCGTGGGATATGTCATGTGCTCCCTGCTGTACCCGCTGGTCACCTTCTTCCTGTTGTGCCTCTGCATCGCCTACTGGGCTAGCACTGCTGT CTTCCTGTCCACTTCCAACGAAGCCGTCTACAAGATCTTCAATGACAGCGCCTGCCCACTTGCTGGGAAAACCTGCAACCCTGAG ACTTTCCCCTCCTCCAACGAATCCCACCTGTGCCCCGGCGCCCACTGCCAGTTCGCCTTCTATGGCGGGGAGTCGGGCTACCACCGGGCCCTGCTGGGCCTGCAGATCTTCAATGTCTTCATGTTCTTCTGGCTGGCCAACTTCGTGCTGGCCCTGGGCCAGGTCACGCTGGCTGGGGCCTTCGCCTCCTACTACTGGGCCTTCAACAAGCCAGACGACCTGCCTGCCTTCCCGCTCTTCTCCGCCTTCGGCCGGGCGCTCAG GTACCACACAGGCTCCCTGGCCTTTGGCGCCCTCATTCTGGCCATTGTGCAGATCACCCGAGTGATGCTGGAGTACTTGGATCAGCGCCTGAAAG ctGCAGAGAACAGGTTTGCCAAGTTCCTCATGACCTGTCTTAAATGCTGCTTCTGGTGTCTGGAGAAGTTTATCAAATTCCTCAACCGGAATGCCTATATCATG ATTGCCATCTACGGCACCAACTTCTGCACCTCGGCCAGGAACGCCTTCTTCCTGCTCATGAGAAACATCATCAG AGTGGCGGTCCTCGACAAAGTTACcgacttcctcttcctcttgggCAAACTTCTGATCGTGGGGAGCGTGG gaatcctggctttcttcttcttcacccaCCGTATCAGGATCGTGCAGGACACAGCACCGCCTCTGAATTATTACTGGGTTCCTATACTG ACAGTGATCGTTGGCTCCTACATGATTGCCCATGGCTTCTTCAGCGTCTATGGCATGTGTGTGGACACGTTGttcctctgcttct GTGAGGACCTGGAAAGAAATGACGGCTCTCAGCAGCGACCCTACTTCATGTCGCCCGAGCTGAGAGACATCCTGTTGAAGGGGAGTGCCGAGGAGGGGAAGCGGGTGGAAGTCGAGGagtag
- the SLC44A2 gene encoding choline transporter-like protein 2 isoform X3 — protein sequence MGDERLHYYGKHGTPQKYDPTFKGPIYKRGCTDVICCVFLLLAIVGYVAVGIIAWTRGDPRKVIYPTDSRGEFCGQKGTKNANKSFLFYFNIVKCASPLVLLEFQCPTPQICVEKCPDRYLTLLSAYGSQDFTYYKQFCVPGVQKSKGVPELLRDGDCPAVLTPSKPLARRCFPAIHIHKGVLMVGNETTYEDGLGSRKNITELVEGAKKANGVLEARQLAMRIFEDYTVSWYWIIIGLVIAMVMSLLFIILLRFVAGIMVWVMIVMVILVLGYGIFHCYMEYARLRGEAGSDVSLMDLGFQTDFRVYLHLRQTWMAFMIILSILEVIIILLLIFLRKRILIAIALIKEASRAVGYVMCSLLYPLVTFFLLCLCIAYWASTAVFLSTSNEAVYKIFNDSACPLAGKTCNPETFPSSNESHLCPGAHCQFAFYGGESGYHRALLGLQIFNVFMFFWLANFVLALGQVTLAGAFASYYWAFNKPDDLPAFPLFSAFGRALRYHTGSLAFGALILAIVQITRVMLEYLDQRLKAAENRFAKFLMTCLKCCFWCLEKFIKFLNRNAYIMIAIYGTNFCTSARNAFFLLMRNIIRVAVLDKVTDFLFLLGKLLIVGSVGILAFFFFTHRIRIVQDTAPPLNYYWVPILTVIVGSYMIAHGFFSVYGMCVDTLFLCFLEDLERNDGSAERPYFMSSNLKKLLNKTNK from the exons ATGGGGGACGAGCGGCTGCACTACTACGGGAAGCACG GAACGCCACAGAAGTATGACCCCACCTTCAAGGGACCCATTTACAAGAG GGGCTGCACAGATGTCATTTGCTGTGTGTTCCTCCTCCTGGCCATCGTGGGCTACGTGGCTGTAGGCATCATAG CCTGGACCCGTGGGGACCCTCGAAAGGTGATCTACCCCACTGACAGCCGAGGCGAATTCTGCGGGCAGAAGGGCACAAAAAATGC GAACAAATCCTTCCTGTTTTATTTCAACATCGTGAAGTGTGCCAGCCCCCTGGTCCTGCTGGAATTTCAGTGTCCCACCCCCCAG ATCTGTGTGGAGAAATGTCCCGACCGCTACCTCACCCTCCTGAGCGCTTACGGGTCCCAGGACTTCACCTACTACAAGCAGTTCTGTGTGCCCGGAGTACAGAAGAGCAAG gGTGTGCCTGAGTTGCTTCGGGATGGCGACTGCCCGGCTGTCCTCACTCCCAGCAAACCCC TGGCCCGGAGATGCTTCCCAGCCATCCACATCCACAAGGGGGTCCTCATGGTGGGCAACGAGACCACGTATGAGGATGGGCTTGGTTCTCGGAAAAACATCACGGAGCTGGTGGAGGGCGCCAA GAAGGCCAACGGGGTCCTGGAGGCGCGGCAGCTGGCCATGCGGATCTTTGAAGACTACACGGTCTCCTGGTACTGGATCATCAT CGGCCTGGTCATCGCCATGGTGATGAGCCTCCTGTTTATCATCCTGCTCCGCTTCGTGGCTGGCATCATGGTCTGGGTGATGATTGTCATGGTGATTCTCGTGCTGGGCTACG GAATATTCCACTGCTACATGGAATACGCCCGACTGCGTGGTGAGGCTGGCTCCGATGTCTCCCTGATGGACCTCGGCTTCCAGACGGACTTCCGCGTCTACCTGCACCTGCGGCAGACCTGGATGGCCTTCA TGATAATTCTGAGCATCCTGGAGGTAATTATCATCTTACTGCTCATCTTCCTACGGAAGAGAATTCTCATTGCCATTGCACTCATCAAAGAGGCCAGCAG GGCCGTGGGATATGTCATGTGCTCCCTGCTGTACCCGCTGGTCACCTTCTTCCTGTTGTGCCTCTGCATCGCCTACTGGGCTAGCACTGCTGT CTTCCTGTCCACTTCCAACGAAGCCGTCTACAAGATCTTCAATGACAGCGCCTGCCCACTTGCTGGGAAAACCTGCAACCCTGAG ACTTTCCCCTCCTCCAACGAATCCCACCTGTGCCCCGGCGCCCACTGCCAGTTCGCCTTCTATGGCGGGGAGTCGGGCTACCACCGGGCCCTGCTGGGCCTGCAGATCTTCAATGTCTTCATGTTCTTCTGGCTGGCCAACTTCGTGCTGGCCCTGGGCCAGGTCACGCTGGCTGGGGCCTTCGCCTCCTACTACTGGGCCTTCAACAAGCCAGACGACCTGCCTGCCTTCCCGCTCTTCTCCGCCTTCGGCCGGGCGCTCAG GTACCACACAGGCTCCCTGGCCTTTGGCGCCCTCATTCTGGCCATTGTGCAGATCACCCGAGTGATGCTGGAGTACTTGGATCAGCGCCTGAAAG ctGCAGAGAACAGGTTTGCCAAGTTCCTCATGACCTGTCTTAAATGCTGCTTCTGGTGTCTGGAGAAGTTTATCAAATTCCTCAACCGGAATGCCTATATCATG ATTGCCATCTACGGCACCAACTTCTGCACCTCGGCCAGGAACGCCTTCTTCCTGCTCATGAGAAACATCATCAG AGTGGCGGTCCTCGACAAAGTTACcgacttcctcttcctcttgggCAAACTTCTGATCGTGGGGAGCGTGG gaatcctggctttcttcttcttcacccaCCGTATCAGGATCGTGCAGGACACAGCACCGCCTCTGAATTATTACTGGGTTCCTATACTG ACAGTGATCGTTGGCTCCTACATGATTGCCCATGGCTTCTTCAGCGTCTATGGCATGTGTGTGGACACGTTGttcctctgcttct TGGAGGACCTGGAAAGGAATGATGGCTCGGCCGAGAGGCCTTACTTCATGTCTTCCAACCTCAAGAAGCTCTTGAACAAGACCAACAAGTAG
- the SLC44A2 gene encoding choline transporter-like protein 2 isoform X1, whose protein sequence is MEDERKDGAYGTPQKYDPTFKGPIYKRGCTDVICCVFLLLAIVGYVAVGIIAWTRGDPRKVIYPTDSRGEFCGQKGTKNANKSFLFYFNIVKCASPLVLLEFQCPTPQICVEKCPDRYLTLLSAYGSQDFTYYKQFCVPGVQKSKGVPELLRDGDCPAVLTPSKPLARRCFPAIHIHKGVLMVGNETTYEDGLGSRKNITELVEGAKKANGVLEARQLAMRIFEDYTVSWYWIIIGLVIAMVMSLLFIILLRFVAGIMVWVMIVMVILVLGYGIFHCYMEYARLRGEAGSDVSLMDLGFQTDFRVYLHLRQTWMAFMIILSILEVIIILLLIFLRKRILIAIALIKEASRAVGYVMCSLLYPLVTFFLLCLCIAYWASTAVFLSTSNEAVYKIFNDSACPLAGKTCNPETFPSSNESHLCPGAHCQFAFYGGESGYHRALLGLQIFNVFMFFWLANFVLALGQVTLAGAFASYYWAFNKPDDLPAFPLFSAFGRALRYHTGSLAFGALILAIVQITRVMLEYLDQRLKAAENRFAKFLMTCLKCCFWCLEKFIKFLNRNAYIMIAIYGTNFCTSARNAFFLLMRNIIRVAVLDKVTDFLFLLGKLLIVGSVGILAFFFFTHRIRIVQDTAPPLNYYWVPILTVIVGSYMIAHGFFSVYGMCVDTLFLCFCEDLERNDGSQQRPYFMSPELRDILLKGSAEEGKRVEVEE, encoded by the exons GAACGCCACAGAAGTATGACCCCACCTTCAAGGGACCCATTTACAAGAG GGGCTGCACAGATGTCATTTGCTGTGTGTTCCTCCTCCTGGCCATCGTGGGCTACGTGGCTGTAGGCATCATAG CCTGGACCCGTGGGGACCCTCGAAAGGTGATCTACCCCACTGACAGCCGAGGCGAATTCTGCGGGCAGAAGGGCACAAAAAATGC GAACAAATCCTTCCTGTTTTATTTCAACATCGTGAAGTGTGCCAGCCCCCTGGTCCTGCTGGAATTTCAGTGTCCCACCCCCCAG ATCTGTGTGGAGAAATGTCCCGACCGCTACCTCACCCTCCTGAGCGCTTACGGGTCCCAGGACTTCACCTACTACAAGCAGTTCTGTGTGCCCGGAGTACAGAAGAGCAAG gGTGTGCCTGAGTTGCTTCGGGATGGCGACTGCCCGGCTGTCCTCACTCCCAGCAAACCCC TGGCCCGGAGATGCTTCCCAGCCATCCACATCCACAAGGGGGTCCTCATGGTGGGCAACGAGACCACGTATGAGGATGGGCTTGGTTCTCGGAAAAACATCACGGAGCTGGTGGAGGGCGCCAA GAAGGCCAACGGGGTCCTGGAGGCGCGGCAGCTGGCCATGCGGATCTTTGAAGACTACACGGTCTCCTGGTACTGGATCATCAT CGGCCTGGTCATCGCCATGGTGATGAGCCTCCTGTTTATCATCCTGCTCCGCTTCGTGGCTGGCATCATGGTCTGGGTGATGATTGTCATGGTGATTCTCGTGCTGGGCTACG GAATATTCCACTGCTACATGGAATACGCCCGACTGCGTGGTGAGGCTGGCTCCGATGTCTCCCTGATGGACCTCGGCTTCCAGACGGACTTCCGCGTCTACCTGCACCTGCGGCAGACCTGGATGGCCTTCA TGATAATTCTGAGCATCCTGGAGGTAATTATCATCTTACTGCTCATCTTCCTACGGAAGAGAATTCTCATTGCCATTGCACTCATCAAAGAGGCCAGCAG GGCCGTGGGATATGTCATGTGCTCCCTGCTGTACCCGCTGGTCACCTTCTTCCTGTTGTGCCTCTGCATCGCCTACTGGGCTAGCACTGCTGT CTTCCTGTCCACTTCCAACGAAGCCGTCTACAAGATCTTCAATGACAGCGCCTGCCCACTTGCTGGGAAAACCTGCAACCCTGAG ACTTTCCCCTCCTCCAACGAATCCCACCTGTGCCCCGGCGCCCACTGCCAGTTCGCCTTCTATGGCGGGGAGTCGGGCTACCACCGGGCCCTGCTGGGCCTGCAGATCTTCAATGTCTTCATGTTCTTCTGGCTGGCCAACTTCGTGCTGGCCCTGGGCCAGGTCACGCTGGCTGGGGCCTTCGCCTCCTACTACTGGGCCTTCAACAAGCCAGACGACCTGCCTGCCTTCCCGCTCTTCTCCGCCTTCGGCCGGGCGCTCAG GTACCACACAGGCTCCCTGGCCTTTGGCGCCCTCATTCTGGCCATTGTGCAGATCACCCGAGTGATGCTGGAGTACTTGGATCAGCGCCTGAAAG ctGCAGAGAACAGGTTTGCCAAGTTCCTCATGACCTGTCTTAAATGCTGCTTCTGGTGTCTGGAGAAGTTTATCAAATTCCTCAACCGGAATGCCTATATCATG ATTGCCATCTACGGCACCAACTTCTGCACCTCGGCCAGGAACGCCTTCTTCCTGCTCATGAGAAACATCATCAG AGTGGCGGTCCTCGACAAAGTTACcgacttcctcttcctcttgggCAAACTTCTGATCGTGGGGAGCGTGG gaatcctggctttcttcttcttcacccaCCGTATCAGGATCGTGCAGGACACAGCACCGCCTCTGAATTATTACTGGGTTCCTATACTG ACAGTGATCGTTGGCTCCTACATGATTGCCCATGGCTTCTTCAGCGTCTATGGCATGTGTGTGGACACGTTGttcctctgcttct GTGAGGACCTGGAAAGAAATGACGGCTCTCAGCAGCGACCCTACTTCATGTCGCCCGAGCTGAGAGACATCCTGTTGAAGGGGAGTGCCGAGGAGGGGAAGCGGGTGGAAGTCGAGGagtag
- the SLC44A2 gene encoding choline transporter-like protein 2 isoform X2 — protein MEDERKDGAYGTPQKYDPTFKGPIYKRGCTDVICCVFLLLAIVGYVAVGIIAWTRGDPRKVIYPTDSRGEFCGQKGTKNANKSFLFYFNIVKCASPLVLLEFQCPTPQICVEKCPDRYLTLLSAYGSQDFTYYKQFCVPGVQKSKGVPELLRDGDCPAVLTPSKPLARRCFPAIHIHKGVLMVGNETTYEDGLGSRKNITELVEGAKKANGVLEARQLAMRIFEDYTVSWYWIIIGLVIAMVMSLLFIILLRFVAGIMVWVMIVMVILVLGYGIFHCYMEYARLRGEAGSDVSLMDLGFQTDFRVYLHLRQTWMAFMIILSILEVIIILLLIFLRKRILIAIALIKEASRAVGYVMCSLLYPLVTFFLLCLCIAYWASTAVFLSTSNEAVYKIFNDSACPLAGKTCNPETFPSSNESHLCPGAHCQFAFYGGESGYHRALLGLQIFNVFMFFWLANFVLALGQVTLAGAFASYYWAFNKPDDLPAFPLFSAFGRALRYHTGSLAFGALILAIVQITRVMLEYLDQRLKAAENRFAKFLMTCLKCCFWCLEKFIKFLNRNAYIMIAIYGTNFCTSARNAFFLLMRNIIRVAVLDKVTDFLFLLGKLLIVGSVGILAFFFFTHRIRIVQDTAPPLNYYWVPILTVIVGSYMIAHGFFSVYGMCVDTLFLCFLEDLERNDGSAERPYFMSSNLKKLLNKTNK, from the exons GAACGCCACAGAAGTATGACCCCACCTTCAAGGGACCCATTTACAAGAG GGGCTGCACAGATGTCATTTGCTGTGTGTTCCTCCTCCTGGCCATCGTGGGCTACGTGGCTGTAGGCATCATAG CCTGGACCCGTGGGGACCCTCGAAAGGTGATCTACCCCACTGACAGCCGAGGCGAATTCTGCGGGCAGAAGGGCACAAAAAATGC GAACAAATCCTTCCTGTTTTATTTCAACATCGTGAAGTGTGCCAGCCCCCTGGTCCTGCTGGAATTTCAGTGTCCCACCCCCCAG ATCTGTGTGGAGAAATGTCCCGACCGCTACCTCACCCTCCTGAGCGCTTACGGGTCCCAGGACTTCACCTACTACAAGCAGTTCTGTGTGCCCGGAGTACAGAAGAGCAAG gGTGTGCCTGAGTTGCTTCGGGATGGCGACTGCCCGGCTGTCCTCACTCCCAGCAAACCCC TGGCCCGGAGATGCTTCCCAGCCATCCACATCCACAAGGGGGTCCTCATGGTGGGCAACGAGACCACGTATGAGGATGGGCTTGGTTCTCGGAAAAACATCACGGAGCTGGTGGAGGGCGCCAA GAAGGCCAACGGGGTCCTGGAGGCGCGGCAGCTGGCCATGCGGATCTTTGAAGACTACACGGTCTCCTGGTACTGGATCATCAT CGGCCTGGTCATCGCCATGGTGATGAGCCTCCTGTTTATCATCCTGCTCCGCTTCGTGGCTGGCATCATGGTCTGGGTGATGATTGTCATGGTGATTCTCGTGCTGGGCTACG GAATATTCCACTGCTACATGGAATACGCCCGACTGCGTGGTGAGGCTGGCTCCGATGTCTCCCTGATGGACCTCGGCTTCCAGACGGACTTCCGCGTCTACCTGCACCTGCGGCAGACCTGGATGGCCTTCA TGATAATTCTGAGCATCCTGGAGGTAATTATCATCTTACTGCTCATCTTCCTACGGAAGAGAATTCTCATTGCCATTGCACTCATCAAAGAGGCCAGCAG GGCCGTGGGATATGTCATGTGCTCCCTGCTGTACCCGCTGGTCACCTTCTTCCTGTTGTGCCTCTGCATCGCCTACTGGGCTAGCACTGCTGT CTTCCTGTCCACTTCCAACGAAGCCGTCTACAAGATCTTCAATGACAGCGCCTGCCCACTTGCTGGGAAAACCTGCAACCCTGAG ACTTTCCCCTCCTCCAACGAATCCCACCTGTGCCCCGGCGCCCACTGCCAGTTCGCCTTCTATGGCGGGGAGTCGGGCTACCACCGGGCCCTGCTGGGCCTGCAGATCTTCAATGTCTTCATGTTCTTCTGGCTGGCCAACTTCGTGCTGGCCCTGGGCCAGGTCACGCTGGCTGGGGCCTTCGCCTCCTACTACTGGGCCTTCAACAAGCCAGACGACCTGCCTGCCTTCCCGCTCTTCTCCGCCTTCGGCCGGGCGCTCAG GTACCACACAGGCTCCCTGGCCTTTGGCGCCCTCATTCTGGCCATTGTGCAGATCACCCGAGTGATGCTGGAGTACTTGGATCAGCGCCTGAAAG ctGCAGAGAACAGGTTTGCCAAGTTCCTCATGACCTGTCTTAAATGCTGCTTCTGGTGTCTGGAGAAGTTTATCAAATTCCTCAACCGGAATGCCTATATCATG ATTGCCATCTACGGCACCAACTTCTGCACCTCGGCCAGGAACGCCTTCTTCCTGCTCATGAGAAACATCATCAG AGTGGCGGTCCTCGACAAAGTTACcgacttcctcttcctcttgggCAAACTTCTGATCGTGGGGAGCGTGG gaatcctggctttcttcttcttcacccaCCGTATCAGGATCGTGCAGGACACAGCACCGCCTCTGAATTATTACTGGGTTCCTATACTG ACAGTGATCGTTGGCTCCTACATGATTGCCCATGGCTTCTTCAGCGTCTATGGCATGTGTGTGGACACGTTGttcctctgcttct TGGAGGACCTGGAAAGGAATGATGGCTCGGCCGAGAGGCCTTACTTCATGTCTTCCAACCTCAAGAAGCTCTTGAACAAGACCAACAAGTAG